DNA sequence from the Thermoanaerobaculia bacterium genome:
CCGAAATCGAGGAGCTTGACGCCCGACTTCGTCAGCATGACGTTGCCGGGCTTGAGATCCCGGTGGACGATGCCGGCGCGGTGCGCGCGGTCGAGCGCGTCGGCGATCTCGACGCCGAATTTCAGCACCTGGTCGGTCGGGAGCGGTCCCTTCTCGATCCTGTCGGCGAGCGTCTGGCCTTCGAGGAGCTCCATCACGAGATACTCCACGCCGCCTTCCGAGCCGACGTCGTAGAGCGTGCAGATGTGCGGGTGCGTGAGCTGCGAGATCGACTTCGCCTCGCGCTCGAAGCGGGCCTTCACGTCCGGATCGTCGGTCAGGTGCGCGGGGAGGACCTTGATCGCGACGTCGCGCCCGAGCCGCGTGTCGCGCGCCTTGTACACCTCGCCCATGCCCCCGGCTCCGAGAGGACTGACGATCTCGTATGGACCGAGCCGCATTCCGCTGGGGAGAGTCATCCCGATCTCAGGGCCGTGTCGTATCGGCCGTCGCCTCGGCGATGGCCGGACTTCCGGCTCGCGTCTACGAGCGAGGGCGGGCCTCCCGCGCCGAGCGTCGGGATCACCTCGCGGGGCTCCAGCCGTGTCCCGGGCGAGAGACTCATGGAGCTTGTCCTCCGTCGTGTCCGCCGTCCTCGACGCGCGAGAGAGGAGCGTGTCCTCCGACGCTCGCCACGAGCGAAGGAGGATACGGGCCGAGTCGGGTGCGGGACACGAGGGTCAGAGGCTTTCCTTTCGAGGGATTCTATCCCGCGCCTCGATCCCGACCGTGCCCCGCGGGGAAGTCCGCCGGCCGGCTACGACCGGAAGATCGTGTCGTGCGGCGCCGAGCGCTCCTCGGCGGGGCGGCCGTTCGAGTAGTAGTAGAGGGAGATCGATTTTCGCGTCATCGTCGCCGGACACCGGAGCGGCTCCGGATGGCCGTGGTAGGAGAAGTCGGTCGTCGCGAACACGACCGTTCGGTTGAATACCGGCAGGATCTTCCGGACGCATTGCTTCGCCTCGCGGTCCCAGAGCTCGAGATGGCCGCCGTACTCGTCGCGCCATTCGCGATTGACGTAGACGAGCACGTTCAGGCGCCGGTCGAGCTTCAGGATCGGGTGCCAGTTGAAATCGGCGTGGACGCCGAGGTACCCCCCGGGGAGGATCTGGTGGGGACCCCCGCCGCCGTAGTAGGGATCGGGGATCAAGCCCTCGATCCCGGTCAGCCGTTCGAGGAAGACCATCATCGGGAACGAGTTCATGAAGTAGAGGAACTGCTGGAGCTCCGGTTTGACGACGCTCCGCCGATGATCGTAGCCGAGCTTGCGCTCGGTCGAGGAGTCGAATCGGCGCCACTCCATGTCCTCGGGGCCGGGGAAATCGCGGAGAACCCGGTCGAGCGCCTCGTTCTCGAACAATCCGTCGATCACGGCGTGCGGGAACGGCTCCGCGCTCCGGAACGTCTCCCGAAGGGGGGCCGGATCGACGAGGAGCTTCATGGCCGCCGCTCCCAGGACACGCTCGCGGCACGGGTCGGATCGATCACGATCCCGGAAGAATACGTCGTCCACCCGGAAATCGCGGCGTACTTCACCCGGAGCGTGATCGGCTGCGGATCGAGCCGGTAGGCTCCCTCGGCCGGAACCGCCATCGCATCGGCTCCGTCGCGGAGCACGAAGGCGTACCCGCCGTCCGGGTAAGGTCCGAGGCGCCAGCGGAGCGCCCCGGGCCGCCATTCGAAACGAGCGGTGAGCGGCGCGGAGGGGCGGTCGAGGCGGGCCGCCAGGCGCGCCCGCGCGGGCATCGTCCCGGTCACGTCCCGGCACGAATCGGCGCTCGCGTCGTATTCCCAGTAGCGATTCCCCGAACCGAGCGGCGGATGCTCGAGGAGGCGAAGGTCGTCGAAGAACCAGTCGGGACGGCCGTGCGAGCGAAGCACGTCCTGCCGAAACCAGGACAGCTCGCCCATCGCGGCGGGATAGGACGCGGGGTGGACGAGGACGTCGCCGGAGACGAGGCGGGTCGCGAAGGCCCGGTTCTCGGCGCTCTGCCTTCGCAGCCGCGCGCCGGCGGCGCCCCAGGCCGTCCGATGGGAGAGGAAAGCGAGAGCGAGCGTGACGAGCGCGGCGGCGGCGGCGGTTCGGCGGCGAAACCGCCGGGCTCTTTCGAGCGACGCCGCGGCCAGGCACGCCAACGCGATCCACGTCGCGAGCGCATAGCGGGGGGCGAGCTCGGAAGAGACGGGGAGAACGGGGAGCACGGCCGCGGCGAGGAGCACCGCGACGAACGCCCACTCGCGCCCGCTCCGGGGCGGCGCCATCGCCCACAGGACCGCCAGCCCGGCGAGCGTCGCCCACCCCGCGCCGCCGCCGGGGCCGAAGATCGCCGCCGTCAGCCGGAACGGAAGGCCGGCGAGCGCCGGCAGCGCTCTCTTCGCGGGAAGGACCAGCCCGTACCCTCCGACGAGCGTTCCCAGCACCGCGATCCTCCAGACCGGATAGGCGGCAAGTGCCGCGGCATGGGCGCGAAGCGTCCGAAGCCGGCCTCGGGTTTCGGGGAGGAGCGCGAGGATCGCGGGAAGGGGAACGAAGATTTCCTTTGCCGACATCGCCAGGAGATAGAGGACCGCCGACGCGGCGATGAAGGCCGGCGATCGCGTCCGCTCGCCTCGCACGAAGAAGATGGTGGAGAGGAGCGCGAGGCCGAGGCCTTCGGCGTAATGGCGCGTGGCGAGCTCCGCCGCGACCGGACCCACGGTCGTGCCGAAGAGGAACAGGGTCGCGCCGAACAGCGCGGACGAAGGAGCCATCCAGAGCCGCAGCGTCGCGTGGAGCAGGAGGGCGGCGGCCCCGATCGCCGCGAGCTGGTGGAGATGAAAGGGCCCCGGGCGAAGCCCGAAGAGCCGCCAATCCGCGCGGAGCGAGAGGAGGAGCAGCGGCGTGAACATCCGGCCCGGCAGGTCGCGGCCGCTCCGAGGGCTGAAGAAGAAAGAGGTCGCCGGATGTTTCGTGAGGAGGTGAAAATGGAAGAAGTCGTCGCTCAGCCACCAGAGCGTCGCGACGCGCCGATAGAGGGCCGCGGTCAGGAGGGAAATCGCGAGGTACGGGAGCGTGCCCCCCCACGGCGCGCGCGGCGCCGGCCGCTCGGGCGGCGCCGGGCGAGTCGTGCTCACGGTCATCGACGCTCGTAGGGTACGACACGGGCGAGGAGCGCGGGCGGAGATTCTCGAGGGCGGCGAAGCTCCGGGCCCTCGCGCCCGCCGCGTCGCGCCGGGGCGGCCTTCCGGCGGCGGCCGGTCCGTCCGATGTAGCATTCGGTCCCTAGGAACCAAGCACCATGACGGACAACGAGGAACTCGTCGATCGGCTGGCGCGGCACCGGGCCCTCGCCGCGGCGCCCCGGGAAGAGCTCGCCTGGCTGGCTTCGCACGGCTCCATCCGGAAGCTGAAGACCGGCGACGTGCTGCTGACGAAGAACGAGCCGGTGGAGAACCTGTGGGTCCTGCTGTCGGGGCGCGTCGCCATTTTCGTCGACCGAGGCGCCGGGCCGCACAAGATGATGGAATGGCGGGAAGGCGACGTCACGGGCCTCCTGCCGTACTCCCGCCTGAAGAACCCGCCGGGCGACTCGATCGCGCAGGAACCGTCGGAGATCCTCGCCGTTCCCCGGCGCTTTCTCCCCGAGATGATCCGCGACTGCCACGAGATCACGTCGATCCTCGTCCACACCATGCTCGACCGCGCGCGCTACTTCACGTCGAACGACCTTCACGACGAGAAGATGGTCTCTCTCGGCAAGCTTTCCGCGGGGCTCGCCCACGAGCTCAACAACCCGGCCTCGGCGATCGATCGCAGCGCGGCCCTCCTCGAAAGCAAGCTGGAGGACGCCGAGAAGGCGACGCGGGCGCTCGGCGCGGCGCGGCTGACGGACGCGCAGTTCGCCGCCCTCGACGCGATTCGCGCTTCCTGCAACGCGACGCGCGTGCCCGGCGTGAGATCTCCGATCGAGCAGGCGGAGCGCGAGCAGGCGATTGCCGACTGGCTCGAGGGCCGAGCCCTCGACGTCGGCAGCGCGGAGGCTCTCGCCGAGACGGCCGTGACGTTCGAGGCGCTCGACCAACTCGCCGCCGCGGTGGACGGACCGGCGCTGAACGCGGCGCTCCGGTGGGCCGCGGCCGGGTGTTCCGTTCGCAGTCTCGCGTCGGAGATCCAGGAAGCCGCGCGGCGCATCTCGGGCCTCGTCACCGCGATCAAGGGCTTCACGCACATGGACCAGGCGAACGTGCCGGAATCGGTCGATTTGACGCGGGGCCTGGACGACACGGTCGCCGTCCTCAAGGCCAAGGCGCGGAGCAAGTCGGCCGCGGTCGTCGTGGACGTCGAGCCCGGGCTTCCGCCCGCCCGCGGCTTCGTCGGGGAGCTCAACCAGGTCTGGGCGAACCTCATCGACAACGCCCTCGACGCGATTCCCGCTGCCGGCCGCGTCGAGGTGCGGGCGAACCGCGAGGACGGCCACGTGGTGGTGCGCGTCGTCGACAACGGACCCGGCATTCCCCCCGAGGTCCGCGACCGCATCTTCGACCCGTTCTTCACCACGAAACCGATGGGTCAGGGCACGGGCCTGGGCCTCGACATCGTCCGGCGTCTCGTCGGCCACAACGACGGCGAGATCACCGTCGAATCCCGCCCGGGACGGACGGAATTCAGGGTCGCGCTGCCGATCGCCGAATGGCCGGGTGCTTCGGGCAAGCCGTGAACAAGCCGGCCCTCCTCGTCGTCGACGACGACCCGCAGGTGCTCGCCGCGGTGCGGCGCGACCTGCGCTCGCGGTACCGGGAAAAATACACGATTTTGAGCGCGGCCTCCGGCGAGGAGGCGCTGGCGACGGTCCGGGAGCTGAAGACCCGCGGCGACACGCTCGCGATGGTCGTGAGCGACCAGCGCATGCCCGGCATGCCCGGCACCGAAGTGCTCGCCCGGACCCGCGAGGTCTACCCGCTCGCGCGACGGGTCCTCCTGACCGCGTACTCGGACATCGAGGCCGCCGTCCGGGCCATCAACGAAGCGCACCTCGACCACTATCTCTCCAAGCCCTGGGATCCGCCCGAGGAGCGCCTCTTCCCGGTGATCGACGATCTCCTCGACGCGTGGCAGGCCGAATACCTGCCCGAGGCCACCGGGCTCCGCCTCGTCGGACACCAGTGGTCGCCCCGATCGCACGCGATCAAGGAGTTCCTGGCGAGCAGCCTCGTTCCCTATCGCTGGCTGGACGTCGAACGGAACGCGGAAACGCGCGCCCTGCTGGAGGCGGCGACCGTCGGCGCCGACGAGCTCCCCGCGCTGCTCTTTGAAGACGGAACCGTTCTGCGCAATCCGGAGCCGCGGCAGGTGGCCGAACGTCTCGGCCGTCCGCTCTCGGCGGCCCACGACCTCTACGACCTCGTGATCGTGGGCGCGGGCCCGGCGGGACTCGCGGCGGCCGTCTACGGCGCGTCGGAGGGACTCCGGACGCTGCTCCTGGACCGGCACGCGCCCGGCGGCCAGGCGGGCACCAGCTCCCGGATCGAGAACTACCTCGGCTTCCCGGCGGGCGTGTCGGGGAGCGAGCTGACGCGGCGCGCGCTCACCCAGGCGCAGCGGCTCGGCGCCGAGTTCCTGGCGCCCCTCGAGGTGACGGCCGTTTCGATCGAGGCGGGGTACAAGCGGGTGACGATCGCCGACAGCCGCGAGATCGTGACGCGGACGCTCCTCGCCGCGACCGGGATGAGCTACCGGGAGCATCCCGCTCCCGGCATGGCGGAGCGCACGGGCGCGGGCGTGTACTACGGCACCGCGACGGCCGAGGCGCCGGCGTTCGAGGGAAGGCGCGTGCTCGTCATCGGCGGCGGCAACTCGGCCGGCCAGGCGGCCATGCACCTGTCGCGGTACGCGAAGGAAGTCCAGATCGTGGTGCGCCGCGAGAGTCTGCGCGAGACCATGTCGCAGTACCTCATCGACCAGATCGGGAAGACGCCGAACATCCGGCTGAGGTGCCAGATGGAAGTCGACCGCGTCGAAGGCCGGGACCGCGTCGAGTGCGTGTCGCTCCGGACGTGCACCGACGGATCCTGCGCGGTCGAGGAGGCCGACGCCGTCTTCGTCTTCATCGGCACCCGTCCGCGCAGCGAGTGGCTTCCGCCCGAGGTGCTGCGCGACGCGAAGGGGTTCGTCCTGACCGGCCGCGACCTCGTGGCGGCCGAGGCGTACCCCCGCGTCTGGAAGCAGCGGCGCGAGCCCCTGCCGCTCGAGAGCAGCGTGCCGGGCGTGTTCGCCGCCGGCGACGTCCGCGCCGGCGCGATGAACCGCGTGGCCGCGGCGGTGGGCGAGGGGTCGATGATGGTCTGGCTCGCGCACCAGTACCTCGCGCTGACCTGATTCCGGAACCGGCTTGCGCCGCTCGCTGACGGTCCTCCCACTCGCCGCCGCGACGTTCTTCATGGTCGCGGGCGGGCCCTACGGCCTCGAGGAGATCGTCCAGAACGCCGGATACCGCTACTCGATCGCGATCCTCCTCGTCGTCCCGATCGTCTGGAGCGTTCCCGCGGCGCTCATGGTCGCGGAGCTCTCGAGCGCTCTTCCGGAGGAAGGGGGCTACTACGCCTGGGTGCGCCGCGCCCTCGGCCCGTTCTGGGGATTCCAGGAGGCGTGGCTGTCGCTCGCGGCGAGCGTCTTCGACATGGCGATCTATCCGACGCTCTTCGTGCTCTATCTCTCGCACTTCTTCCCCGCCGTCCGGGGCGCGAACCGGGAGTTCGCGCTGGGCGCCGCGATGATCGCTCTCTGCACGGCCTGGAACCTTCTGGGGGCGCGCTCGGTCGGCGACTCCTCCGTGGCGCTCGGCGTCGCGCTGCTCGCCCCCTTCGCCGTGCTCGGGACGATCGCGGTCTTCCACCGCGGGGGCGCGGCGCCCGCCTCCGCTCCGCATCCCGTCCTTCTCGGAGGAATCCTGATCGCGATGTGGAACTACATGGGATGGGACAACGCCTCGACCGTCGCGGGGGAGGTCGATCGGCCGCAGCGAAGCTACCCGCTCGCGATCCTGCTCGCCGTTCTCCTCACGGTCGCGAGCTACGTGCTGCCCGTGGCCGCGGCGGCGAGAGCGGGTATCGATCCGAGCCGGTGGACGACCGGCTCCTGGACGGAGGTCGCGGCGGCGCTCGGCGGGAAGGCGCTCGCGGCCGCCGTCGTCGCGGGCGGCGCGATCTGCGGGATCGGGATGTTCAACGCGCTGCTGCTTTCGTATTCGCGGGTGCCGGCCACACTCGCCGAGGACGGCTTTCTTCCGCGCGTGTTCGCGCGGCGCCATCCCCGGACCGACGCCCCGACCTTCTCGATCCTGGCGTGCGCGGTCTGCTGGACGGCAGCGCTCACCCTGGGGTTCGACCGGCTCATCGAGCTCGACGTCCTCCTGTACGGCGGGAGCCTCATGCTCGAGTTCGTCGCGCTCACCGAGCTCCGCCGGAAGGAGCCGGACCTCGCGCGCCCGTTCCGCGTCGCCGGCGGGGTCCTCGGAACGGTTCTCCTCGCCGCGGGACCTCTCGCGCTGCTCTCGATCGCGCTCGTCCGGAATCGCGACGAGACGATCGGCGCCGTCCCCGCGCTCCTGTTCGGCGCCGGGATCGCGGCGGCGGGACCGATCCTCTACCGGGTCAGCCGTCGGCGCGGCGCTGCGTCGACCCCGGCGACCGGCGGCTCGCGATCGACCGACGCGTGATCCGCGCGGACTTCGGCCGCGCGATGGCACGGCCTTTGCCGCGTTTTCACCGGAACCAATTTCGGTCCACGCCGCAAAGGAGGCATTCCATGAATCCAGTCATCCATTTCGAGATGCCGGCGGAGAACCGCCGGCGCATGGCGGAGTTCTACGAAAAAGCGTTCGACTGGCAGACGAGAATGCTCGGCCCTGACATGGGCAAGTACGTCGTCGTCACGACGACCGAGTCCGACGACCGCGGCCCGAAGAAGCCGGGCGCGATCAACGGCGGCTTCTTCATGAAGGACGAGTCCAAGCCGGGCCAGTACCCGTCCGTCGTGATCGCGGTGGACGATATCGACAAGGCGATGAAGAAGGTCGAGAAGGCGGGCGGGAAGGTCCTCGGCGATCCGATGGACATTCCGGGAGTCGGGCGCTACGTGGCGTTCACCGACACCGAGGGCAATCGCGTGAGCATGCTGAAGCCGCTCCCGCAGATGTCCGAACGGCCGACGTCGCACTAGGCGAAAGTCGCGAGTCGGTCAGTCGCGAGTCGAGGAGGTCGGCCGCGTCGCGGCAGAGTTCACCGTCCTTCCGAATTCCCTCGCCGGCGGCCGCGGGATAAGATGGCCGCCGCTGTACCCGTTTCGGAGGAGCCGCCCTCGGTCCGCCGTGTTTCTCGGCCATCCTGGATCGGGTCGAGGAGGGTCCATGTCGAACCGGCGCCGCGTCCTGCTTTCCGTTCTCACGGGTCTGATCTCGGTCGCGACGGCCGGAGCGCAGGACCGGGAGGCGCCGGACACCGCCGTCGGTCTCCCGCCGGGGGCCCGGACCGCGATCTCGCGGGCGATCGCGAGCGACGCCGACTCCCTCCTCGAGGAAGCGAAGCTCGTCTCCGGGACGGCAGCCCATGGCTCACTCGGCGAGTCCGTCGCCATCTCGGGCGACACGATCGTCGCCGCCGCGCCGCCGGCGGCCGTCTACGTCTTCGTCAAGCCCGCCTCCGGCTGGGCGAGCACGTCGGCGTTCTCGGCGAAGCTCTCCAACCCGGCGGGCGCGGCGGACGACGGATTCGGGACGTCGGTCGCGATCTCCGGGGACACGGTGGTCGTCGGAGCTTGGGGGGTGGGAAATGCGACCGGGGCTGCGTATGTATTCGTGAAACCGGCTTCGGGCTGGACGAGCACGTCGCTGTATTCGGCGAAGCTCACCGCTTCCGGCGGTCTTGCGGGCGACTTCTTCGGGCTGAGCGTGGCCATCGATGGCGACACGCTGATCGTCGGAGCGTCCAACGCGAAGGTCGGGGGAAACGATGGGCAGGGAGCGCTCTACGTGTTCGAGAAGCCGGCGTCCGGATGGGCGAGCACTTCCGCTTTCGCGGCGCGTCTCACGGCCGCCGGCGAGCTCGCGAACGACGCGCTCGGCACTTCGGCCGCGATCTCGGGAGACGCGGTGATCGGGGGCGCTCCCGCTTTCGGCGGCAGCCAGTCCGCGGCGTACGTCTTCGTGAGACCGCCCTCGGGCTGGGCCAGCACTTCGCACTTCGACGCGAAGCTCACGGCTTCCGATTTGCCGAACGGCACCGAGTTCGGCGGTTCGGTCGCGATATCGGACGACGCGGCCGTCGTCGGTGCGCCCTTACTGGGCAATTCCGACCAGGGCGCCGCGTTCGTCTTCGAAAAACCGGCGGCGGGGTGGTCGAGCACTTCGACGTTCGATGCGGAGCTCACCGTTCCCGTCGCCGGGGACTACTTCGGAACCGCGGTCGCGCTCGCCGGCCGGACGGTGGCCGTCGGCGCTCCTTCGCAGCCCGGCCTGCGCGTTCCCGGCTCCGCCTATGTTTTCGTCGAACCGCCCACGGGATGGGCGAGCACCTCGGCCTTCGACGCGAAGATCCAGGCGTCCGACGCTGCCGGTTGGGACTCGTTCGGCTTCTCGGTCGCGATCTCGGAGGGGACGCTCGTCGTCGGCGCCCAGGCGGCCGACCAGGCCGCCGGCGCGGCCTACGTCTTCGGCGGCCTGCCTCAGCCCTGCGCGCCGGGAACCCGCTGCGTGATTCCCGTCCCGGCGCCTCCGGCCGCGCTGGTCGACCCGCGAAATCCGTAGCGGCGCTCCCGGGACCGGGGCCCGCGAGCCCGGCTCTCCACCGCCGGCCGTCGGCGGCGAGCGACGATCCGTGAGCGGGACGCGGCGGGAGATCCCGTTCGGACGCGGGAAGACGTCGAAACGCACCGGCGTATCCCATACTTCGACGGAGAACGAAGCGTGTCCGGACGCACCGGGGGAGAATCGGCTCCGGAAGGGAGGACTCATGCACTGGATGGGGAATCTGTGGAAGGAGGTCGCCCTCTGCGCGCCGATGCTCGCTGCCGTCACGAGCGGGGCGCCCTCGCTCGATCCCGCGGTCGTCAACGCCGGGATGGAGCACGTCCGCCTCGAGAACGCGAGCGTGCGGGTGATCGAGGGAGTGTTGCGGCCGGGCGACCGCGAGCAGATGCACTCGCACCCGGCTTTCGTGACTTACGTGATCGAGGGAGGGAAGATCCGCAACCACTTCGCCGACGGCCGGGTCGTCGAGGCGGAGCTTACGACCGGCGGCGTGCTGATGCGCGAGCCTCAGACCCACTGGATCGAGAACATCGGCGAGACGACGCTCCGGTTCCTCGTCGTCGAGCTCAGGAAGTGAGATCCGACAGTCGAAGAGTCGGAAAGTCGTGAAGTCGAAAGCCGGGAGCCGGAAAGTCGAAGAGTCGGGCGCTCCAGGGAGCGGCCTCGATCGAGGATCGATGCCGCGCCGGGGCCGATAGTCCGGAAGTCACGGGTCGCGAGTCGGAAAGTCCAGGAGTCGAACGTCAAAGGCCGCGTGCCGCGCGAGTCGATGCGCTAGCATTCCTCGCGATGGAACCCGGGGTCGCAACGGTCCGGCACGAAACGTCGGGAATTTCTCGCCGCCGCCGCCCGGCTGAGGCGCCACCGGGGGCGGGTCCGATGCGGCTCGGCGGGCTCTCGCGGCGGATCGTGGCGGCCCCTGCCGGCGTCCGCCCGTGAAGGCCGCCGCCTACAGCCGATACGGACCTCCGGACGTCGTCGAGGTCCGGGACGTCGAGAAGCCGGTTCCCCGAGACGATGAAGTCCTCGTGGAGGTCCTCGCGGCGTCCGTGAACGTCCTCGATTGGCGCCTGACGAGGGGTACCCCGCGCGTCGGGCGACTGGTGATCGGATTGCGCAAGCCGAAGAGCCGCATCCTGGGACGCGACATGGCCGGGCGGGTCGAATCGGTCGGGAGGAACGTGACCCGCTTCAAACCGGGCGACGAAGTATTCGGGGTCTGCCGCGGCGCCTTTGCCGAGTATGCGTGCGCCGCGGAAAGCAAACTGGCGATCAAGCCCGCCGGCGTGTCGTTCGAGCACGCGGCGGCCCTGCCCGTGGCGGCGAGCACCGCCCTGCAGGGTCTTCGAGACCGGGGGCGCATCCGGCGAGGCGACCAGGTCGCGGTGGACGGAGCGTCCGGGGGAGTCGGCACGTTCGCGGTGCAGATCGCCCGGGCCCTCGGCGGGGAAGCCACCGCGGTGTGCAGCACGCGACACGTGGAGACGGCGGCGTGGATGGGCGCGGCGCACGTCGTGGACTACACGCGAGAGGACTTCACGAGGAGCGGGCGGCGTTACGACCTGATCCTCGGCGCCAACGCTCACCATTCGATCCTCGACTACCGGCGCGCGTTGAAGGAGAACGGCCGTTATGTCCTGTGCGGGGGCGGTGGAATCCAGATCTCTCAGGCGTTCTTCCTCGGCCCGCTCCTGTCGTGGATGGGAAGCCGGAAGCTGGGCATCGTCATGGCGAAGATCGACGAGAAGGACCTCGCGCTTCTCGCGCAGCTCGTCGCCGACGGGAAGGTCGTTCCGGTCATCGACCGGCGGTACCCGTTGAGCGGCGTGCCGGACGCGCTCCGCTATCTCGAGGAAGGGCACGCGGGAGGCAAGGTCGTGATCGTCCCCGGCAGCGAAGCGGCCGAGGACTGAAACTTCGGACCGTGAGGTGAGGCGCCGATCGTCGAGCCACTCCGCACCTTTCACCGGTCATCCCGAGCGATGTCGGGGGATCTCGGGCGACGCTCGGGGCGGCGCCGGCCCGGGCGAAAACCTGAGGCGCACCGTCACGTACCTCTAATCGGGATGAGACCCGCCGTCGTCACCGCCGGAGCCGTCGCGGTTCTGGCCGCTCTCGCCGGGCCCGCCCGGGCCGCCGAGGCGAAGGGCTCGCGCGCCGCCGCCCTCGTGGAGCAGATCCGCCATGCGGACTACGCGGGCGATCGAACGGCGCTCAAGAGACTCCGGGGAGAGCTCTCTCCCTTCGCCGCCGACCCCCGGATCGGATCGCGCGTGCGCTATTGGCAGGGTTTCGCCCTCTGGCGGCGGGCGTTCAACGGCTTCAACGAGACGCCATCGCCGAGCGACCTCGAGGATGACCTTTCCGGGGCGATTGCCGATTTCGACGCCGCGCTCGCGCGCGATGCCCGATTCGTCGACGCCCAGGTCGGCGCGATCTCCTGCCTGAGCAACATCGGATTTCTCCACCGCAACGACCCCGGGGCCTTCCGGACCTTTCTCGAGCGCGTCCGGCCGCGCATCGAGGCGGTTCGCGCCATCGACCCCGACAACCCGCGGTTTCTCTGGGTGATGGGAGCCAACAAATGGTACGCGCCGCCGGAGCGCGGCGGCGGGCAGGCGCCGGCGATCGCCATGTATGAAGAAGGGCTCGAAGAGGCCCGCCGCCGGCCGCCCCCGGCCGATCCGCTGGAGCCGTCCTGGGGGGAGCCGGAGCTCCTGATGAATCTCGCCTGGGCGAACCTCAACAAGAGCGTCCCCGATCTCGAAGCAGCGCAGCGTTACGCCGATTCCGCCCTGAAGCTCGTTCCCTACTGGCACTACATGCGGGACATCCTGAGCGCGCAGATCCGGCAAGCGAAAGAGAAGCAGCCTCGGCAGGGGTGACCCGCCCGGAGCGGCCCCGTCCCTGTCATCCCGAGCGGCTTCCCCGGCTTATCTCGAAGAGCGGCGGCGGGAAGTCGAGGAATCCCGGTCGCGGCTCGGTCGGATCCCGGCGGCGCCCCCCGCCCGGGAAGAATCGGCGCCTACTTTCCGGCGTTCCTCTCCATCATCCAGATCTCCGAACGCGAAAAGTTCGAGACGACGTAGAGGCTCCGGCCGTCGGGCGAGAGATTGAGTTCGCCCGCGAGGGCGACCTCCGGAGGGAAACGGTGGAGGAGTTTCCTCGTCTTCGTCTTTCGGTCGTAGAGCAGGAGCGCGGAGCCGGCGGTCGAGCCGTTCGCGCCCGACGGGTCGGCCGAAATCGTCTCGCCGTAGATCACCAGGTCGTCGTTGATCCACGTGCCCGTGGTGCCCGTGGGGCCGCTGACCGGTTCAACGGCGCCGGTCTCGGGTGAAAAGATCGCGGTGCCCTTGACTCCATTCACGAGGAGGAACTGTCCGCCGGGGGACCAATTCAGCGGGAAGGCGAAATTCTGCGGCGTGTCCACCGGGAGGGATCCCTCGCGAGTTTCGAGGGCGTACTGGCCGTCCGGCTGCAGGCGCAGAACGGCGAGCCGATTCGCGTTCGGCGTCTCGAGCAGGACGGCGACGCGCTTCCCGTCCGGCGTGGGAACGCTCGCCACGGTCTCTCCGAGCGACGGCGAGGTCAGCACTCTCGCCTGCCCTCCATCCACGCCGATATCCCAGAGCTGGTACGGGCCGCCCCGCGTCGAGTAGAAGAGGATTCGCTTTCCGCCGGCGATCCATCGCGGCTGGCGGTTCTTGAATTCGTCGTCGGTCAGCTGCGTGAGGTTGCCGCCGTTCGCGTCGCAGATGTAGAGGATTTCGCGCGTGACGCCCGCCTGGAAGATCAGCCGGCGGCCGTCGGGG
Encoded proteins:
- a CDS encoding 2OG-Fe(II) oxygenase encodes the protein MKLLVDPAPLRETFRSAEPFPHAVIDGLFENEALDRVLRDFPGPEDMEWRRFDSSTERKLGYDHRRSVVKPELQQFLYFMNSFPMMVFLERLTGIEGLIPDPYYGGGGPHQILPGGYLGVHADFNWHPILKLDRRLNVLVYVNREWRDEYGGHLELWDREAKQCVRKILPVFNRTVVFATTDFSYHGHPEPLRCPATMTRKSISLYYYSNGRPAEERSAPHDTIFRS
- a CDS encoding ATP-binding protein; amino-acid sequence: MTDNEELVDRLARHRALAAAPREELAWLASHGSIRKLKTGDVLLTKNEPVENLWVLLSGRVAIFVDRGAGPHKMMEWREGDVTGLLPYSRLKNPPGDSIAQEPSEILAVPRRFLPEMIRDCHEITSILVHTMLDRARYFTSNDLHDEKMVSLGKLSAGLAHELNNPASAIDRSAALLESKLEDAEKATRALGAARLTDAQFAALDAIRASCNATRVPGVRSPIEQAEREQAIADWLEGRALDVGSAEALAETAVTFEALDQLAAAVDGPALNAALRWAAAGCSVRSLASEIQEAARRISGLVTAIKGFTHMDQANVPESVDLTRGLDDTVAVLKAKARSKSAAVVVDVEPGLPPARGFVGELNQVWANLIDNALDAIPAAGRVEVRANREDGHVVVRVVDNGPGIPPEVRDRIFDPFFTTKPMGQGTGLGLDIVRRLVGHNDGEITVESRPGRTEFRVALPIAEWPGASGKP
- a CDS encoding FAD-dependent oxidoreductase, with the translated sequence MNKPALLVVDDDPQVLAAVRRDLRSRYREKYTILSAASGEEALATVRELKTRGDTLAMVVSDQRMPGMPGTEVLARTREVYPLARRVLLTAYSDIEAAVRAINEAHLDHYLSKPWDPPEERLFPVIDDLLDAWQAEYLPEATGLRLVGHQWSPRSHAIKEFLASSLVPYRWLDVERNAETRALLEAATVGADELPALLFEDGTVLRNPEPRQVAERLGRPLSAAHDLYDLVIVGAGPAGLAAAVYGASEGLRTLLLDRHAPGGQAGTSSRIENYLGFPAGVSGSELTRRALTQAQRLGAEFLAPLEVTAVSIEAGYKRVTIADSREIVTRTLLAATGMSYREHPAPGMAERTGAGVYYGTATAEAPAFEGRRVLVIGGGNSAGQAAMHLSRYAKEVQIVVRRESLRETMSQYLIDQIGKTPNIRLRCQMEVDRVEGRDRVECVSLRTCTDGSCAVEEADAVFVFIGTRPRSEWLPPEVLRDAKGFVLTGRDLVAAEAYPRVWKQRREPLPLESSVPGVFAAGDVRAGAMNRVAAAVGEGSMMVWLAHQYLALT
- a CDS encoding APC family permease, producing the protein MRRSLTVLPLAAATFFMVAGGPYGLEEIVQNAGYRYSIAILLVVPIVWSVPAALMVAELSSALPEEGGYYAWVRRALGPFWGFQEAWLSLAASVFDMAIYPTLFVLYLSHFFPAVRGANREFALGAAMIALCTAWNLLGARSVGDSSVALGVALLAPFAVLGTIAVFHRGGAAPASAPHPVLLGGILIAMWNYMGWDNASTVAGEVDRPQRSYPLAILLAVLLTVASYVLPVAAAARAGIDPSRWTTGSWTEVAAALGGKALAAAVVAGGAICGIGMFNALLLSYSRVPATLAEDGFLPRVFARRHPRTDAPTFSILACAVCWTAALTLGFDRLIELDVLLYGGSLMLEFVALTELRRKEPDLARPFRVAGGVLGTVLLAAGPLALLSIALVRNRDETIGAVPALLFGAGIAAAGPILYRVSRRRGAASTPATGGSRSTDA
- a CDS encoding VOC family protein is translated as MNPVIHFEMPAENRRRMAEFYEKAFDWQTRMLGPDMGKYVVVTTTESDDRGPKKPGAINGGFFMKDESKPGQYPSVVIAVDDIDKAMKKVEKAGGKVLGDPMDIPGVGRYVAFTDTEGNRVSMLKPLPQMSERPTSH
- a CDS encoding cytoplasmic protein, whose amino-acid sequence is MHWMGNLWKEVALCAPMLAAVTSGAPSLDPAVVNAGMEHVRLENASVRVIEGVLRPGDREQMHSHPAFVTYVIEGGKIRNHFADGRVVEAELTTGGVLMREPQTHWIENIGETTLRFLVVELRK